Part of the Leptospira ellinghausenii genome, ATCCGGATGGCAAAATTACCCTCGTCATTCGTCTTGCGAAATAACCCCAGTTTTGGAACTTGGATACATGACAGCTTTATTGGAAGGCACACGAATCGGAAACGGACAAAAACATTGTGTCATCGTTTCAAAGTTCAATGAATTCATTACCGAGTCCCTCTTAAAAGGGGCAAAAGACGCTTACAGACAACATGGAGTCCAAGACTCTGATGTGACCGTCATCTATGTTCCAGGAGCATTTGAGCTCCCGCAAACTGTCAAACGAGTCTTACAATCGAAAAAGTACCAATTCTCTGCCATCGTTTGCCTCGGTGCTGTGATCCGTGGAGCCACTTCTCACTATGACTTAGTGTCTGGGGAAGCAGCAAAAGTGGGATCTGCCGCGGACGGCTCGGTTCCTGTGATCTTTGGTGTCATCACCACAGAATCCATCGAACAAGCGATTGAACGAGCAGGGACCAAAGCGGGAAACAAAGGATACGAAGCGGCCACTACAGCCATTGAAATGGCAAATCTTTTCAAAGAGATCGGATGAGTTCTAGACACCGTGGGCGTAGCCTTGCCCTCATGTGCCTCTACCAAATTGACTTAGTGGGAACAGACCCCGATCGTGCCATGAAATTTGATTGGTACGACAAAAAAATCACCCGAGAAGAAAAGGATTATGCTGTCTTTCTTGTGAAAGGAGTGGTCGAAAATCGAAAAGCGATCGATACTCTAATTAAGAAGTATTCGGAGAATTGGGAACTTTCGCGTATTTCCGTTGTCAATCGTTGTATTTTACGTTTATCAATTCTAAGTTTGCAAAAGGAACCTTTCCTTGCAGCACCTGTTGTCATCAATGAAGCGGTGGAACTCACAAAGGAATTTGAAACGGACGAATCTGCACAATTCATCAACGGACTACTCGATGCCTTCTATAAGAAGGAGATCTTAACAAAAGAGTCCCACTAACAAAAGAAATGGATCCTATCCAAAAAAACCGCTTTCGCATTGAGGAACAAACCTCCAAGCCAAGTTATTACCAGGAAGATCCATATTTAAGGAACCTGGGAAAAGAAAAAGAAACGACTTACGAATCAGAAACAACCGTAAGGCGACCAGTTTTATCGTTTTTGTTTTGGTCGTTTCTTGTTTTACTCATCCTCGGGTTTTTAACAGCAGCCTACTATTGGTATTTGCAAAAAAAACAAAATCCAGAAGAAATTGCCAAGGTTCTAAAAGATTTACCTACAGATAAAAAAGCACTGAATCTACTTGTGGATAAACCTTATCTTCCGGATGATTCGGTGAATCCAAAACTTGCAGCTTGTCTCAATGCCTATCACAACCGTTATGTGAACCGAGTGGGCACTGTTTGCGAAGAGTTTCTCAATTCCCCTGGCAGTGACGAAGACAAATCCATTGCCCTCACAGTTCTTGGGGTGATGTATGATGAAGCAGGGCGTTACATCAATGCCATCGAACGTTTGGAAAAAGCCATCCAATACGATTCCAAAAACTATTTTGCCTTTTATAATTTGTCCTTAGCGTTCAAACACGCAGGAAAATTTGAAGAAGCAAGGCGTGCTGCCGAGCGTGCCAAAGAAATTGCACCTAACGACTACCGTGTCGCTCTCTTACAAGGAAATCTGTTCCAAGAAATTGGGGACCCGACAAGCGCCATTGAAGCCTATAAAGAGGGGCAAGCCTTGGCACCAAGTGATGTCACCCTCACTTACAATCTTGCTATCAGTTATTTGAAACAAGGGAATATTGCCGAAGCGATCGCTGAGTTCCAAAAAGTGGTACAAACAGCTCCCAATTCCCAAACAGCTGTTTTGTCCTATGGCCACCTTGGAACTATCTTTTACCAAAGAGAAGACTATGACCGTGCAGAGTATTATTTCCGAGAAGTGATTCGCCTGAAAACGGGAGATGCCAAAGCCTACTATAACTTAGGTTTGGTGTATTTAAAGAAAAAAGTCCCAGAAGAGGCGGCCAAATACTTCCAAAAAGCACTCGATTCCAATGCGAACGAACCTGAAGTCTATCGTTATATTGCCGATGCGTTTTTGTCCATGGGACAAACCAATATGGCGATCACTGCATTAAAAAAAGCGTTACTCTTAAAACCATCGGATGTCGACTCGTTATTTGCTCTTGCCGAGCTCTACTATAAAAAAGGGGAACTCGTTGAGGCAGAAAGTCTATTCCGTAGGATCATCCGCCTCACCCCGGGAGATACCTATTCGGAAACGGCGTATGTGAATTTAGGAATCATCTTAGATGAAATGGAGCGTTATTCAGAGAGTATCGCGGCCTTTGAAGGGGCACTCTCTCTCAATCCTAAAAACCAATCAGCGTATTATAATTTGGGCCTTTCCTATTTACATGCGGGAAAACCAACCATGGCGATTGAGTCCTTACGAAAATCCCAAGCCCTGGATCCGAATCATGTTCCCTCAAGACTTGCCATCGCCGATTATTATTTAGAAAACCGTTTTTATAACGAAGCCATTTCCGAATACGAAGAAGCCATTGCTTGGAAACCAGAACTCTATGAAGCAAGACTGAAACTGGCCGATGTATACATCCAAACCAAAAATTACCCTGCCGCCGAAAAGATGTTAGTCTTTGTTTTGGAAAATGCAAAAGACCCAAAAGAAATCAAACTCGCTCACAGAAAACTTGCATTAAGTTATGCAAGTAGTGGGAACTCTGGCCTTTCGAAACGAGCCAAAGAAGAAGCCTTTCGTGCCACTCACATCGATCCTGAGGATATGGAATCAAGGTTAGTACTAGCCAAAATCCTCATTGATTCGGGATCCCTTGTGGACAGAGAGAAAGCGATTGAAGAGTTAACGGTCATCACTCGGTCTGATGTCACTCCAACCATTTCCTCCAAAGCACATAATTATTTAGGTGTTTGTTATTTTAAAAACGGAGAATTCAAACGAGCACTTTCCAGTTTCCAAACCGCGATTGATTTAAATCCCAGTTTGTCAGAAGCCTATGAAAACAAACGAGCCGCTCGAGCTCAGTATGAAAAATCTTTGGAATCCAAAAAGAGAACTTTTTATTGAGTTTGTTTGATTTTATCCCTCATCGTAAATTCCCAGAATATTACGAAATCTGTCGCCATACGGGTGTTTTGCGATATATTCCCGCAAAACAAAGAGAGTACGGGGACAGCTATTTTATGGAAGAATACAAGTCCCAATACAAAAAGTCCTATTACGAAGATGAACCCAATCTTCGTTCCATGGCAAAACGCAGGCTCGCAAACTTGGCAAAGTTAGTTCCCCTCTCTGGAGTATCAAAAGTTGACCCTAGTGAAAGGACACCGTTTCAAAACCAAACACTGCTCGAGATTGGTTCGGCCGCTGGATTTTTTTTAGACGAAGCAAGGATTGCCGGATACCAAACAAAGGGCCTCGAACTCTCTCCTAAAGAGGTGGAATATTCGAGAAACACTCTTGGTCTCGATGTCGAAAGCTCATCTGTTCTTTCGATAGAAGAGGGGGCATGGAAAGAATCCTACTCTGTGGTATCCGCCTTTTTTGTGATTGAACACATTGATGACATCGAAGGGATTTGGAGGCGGTTGCAGACATGGCTGAAACCTGGTGGGTTTTTGTATTTGGCAGTTCCTTCTAGTTTTGGGCCAAGTTTTGAGACCAATCCCAAGGAATGGTTTATGACCCATCCCTCTGACCACTTTTTTGACTACTCAGTCCACTCCTTGAAAAAACTCTTGTCAATCCTTGGCTTTGACGTGAACTATGTTAGACCTATGTCGTATCACTCCTACCGGGATTTAGGCCTCCGAGGCAAACTCCCTGAATGGCTGTATCGGCTGTACGCAAACCAATTTGCCTATGGTGATACCATCGAACTGATTGCCAGAAAAAGAACACACTGAAATCCAATATGAAATTTAATGAATTACCTTTCCACGAGTCTCTAAAGAAAGCCTTAGACAAAATCGGCTACACAGAGCTCACACCCATCCAAGCCAAATCCATCCCGTTCGCCATGGAAGGACATGACCTCACTGGTCTTGCCCAAACCGGAACCGGAAAAACGATGGCCTTTTTACTTCCCACTTTGCATAGACTTCTCTCTGCAGAGGAAGAGGAAGCACTTCCGTATGCACTTGTCCTCGCACCCACAAGAGAACTCACGATCCAAATCGCAGAAGAAGCAAAAAAATTACTCGAGTTTACCGACTTCGGTGTGGCTACCATCATCGGAGGAACTGATTACAAATCGCAAGAACAAGCTCTTGGAAACAAAGCTTGTATCATCGTGGCAACTCCTGGTCGACTCATTGACTTTGTGAAAAACCATGGTCTCTCTTTGGAAAACATCAAAGTGGTGATCCTCGATGAAGCGGACAGAATGTTCGATATGGGCTTTGTGCAAGACCTCAAATACATCTTCCATAAATGTAAAAACAGAAAACAGTCACTTCTCTTTAGTGCCACTCTCAGTTACGAAGTGGTACGACTTGCAAGCCGTTATTTGAACGAACCGATCGAAGTTCACATCAATCCTGAGAAAGTCATTACAGAAAGGATCGACCAAACTCTTTTGCACTTGGGGAGAGAAGAAAAACTTCCATACCTCGTCAATTCCTTGTTAAACTATCCAATCGAAGGTCTTGGGATCATTTTTACCAACTACAAAATGAATATCCCCAAAATTGTTTCTGTACTACGAAGATACGGAATCACTGCCACAGGACTTTCTTCGGAACTCGACCAGAAAAAACGAATTCGTCTCCTTCGTGATTTTAAGGCAGGTAAGTACAAATACCTCATCGCAACAGATGTTGCTTCTCGAGGAATTGACATCGAAAACATCGATGTGGTTTATAATTATGACCTCCCACAAGATGCGGAAAACTATGTGCACCGAATTGGCCGTACAGCTCGTGCAGGGAGAAAAGGACAATCGATTGGCCTTTGTTCCGAAACAGATTATACAGAACTCGAACGCATTGAAAAGTATCTCAATTCGAAAATCCCAGTGGCGGAAATCAGAGAAGAGTATTTAGAATTCCCAACAGGTGAATTCACTCCTGTGTTTGCCGACGAAGTGATTCCTGGTGAAAAAAAATACCAAGACCGAGAACGTGGCGGAAAGGGTGGAAAACCAAGACGGGGAGAACAGTCCGGACGAGGGGATCGCAGAGAACATGGTGGAGAGAGAGGCGAACATAGGTCAGGTGACAGAAATCGCCATAAAGGAAAATCGGGTGGACACCCACCAGCGAAGATGTCCCATCCAGATGGCCATAGTCATGCACACCCAAGTGATCACAAACACCCAGCGAAGATGACCCACCATGAATTCAAACATGGCCACCATCCCAAAGATGGTAAGGGCAAACCCGGGCATAAGAAAAACCAACAGGGGAAATCTTTTCAAAAGAATGACCCAAGACGGAATCTCTTCGATATCAACGAAGTGAAACAATCCAAAAAACAGAAACAATCGATTTGGAAACGAATCCTTTCATTTTTCAAAAAAGATTAATCCTTCTTTTACTGATTGTTTTCCCATGTCTCGTAAATGCTGAAGTCACAAAACTTCCGCTTTACGGGAAAGGGAATTATGTAGGTTTTTCAGATTTAAAAACCATTTTACCTGAACTTTCTACCAAACTAAAGAAATACACCAATGTAGGTTCCATTTACACACCACAAGGGAATATCCAATTTCGCATTGGCAGTAGTTTTTACACCTTGGATGGTAAAATTTATAAAATCCCAAAAGCCATTTTAAAGAAGGAGGAGGAAGTTTACCTTCCTCTTGATTTAGTGGAAACAATTTTACTCAATTTGATTGCATATGATGTGCGTTACCAATTCAAAGAATCAGAACTCATTGTCCTTGTGCCAAAGGAAACCATCCCCAAACGAAACTTAGGTGTAAAAGCCATCATCATTGATGCAGGGCATGGGGGAAAGGACCCTGGTACTTCGGATACGACTGGGTATGTTGAAAAAGAAGTAAGCCTTGGTGTTGCTCGTTATACCTATCTGTACTTACGGAAGTATTACCCTGAAATTCGAGTGGAGATGGTGCGTAAAGACGATCGATTTGTGGAACTCGAAGACCGTTCAAAATTTGCCAATCGTGTATTGTCTGATACAAGAGATGTGATTTTTATCAGTTTCCATTGTAATGCTTCTCTTTCCGAAAAAGCTGCTGGGTTCGAAGTGTATTACCTCTCTCAAAGTCCGAGTACAGAAAACGCAAGGGAAACTGCTCTCATCGAAAATCGGTATATTGGAAAACACAAAAATCCTGTGGTTTCGCAAATCCAGTCCCAAATGTTATCAAGTGTGACCCAAAGGCGTTCTAAAAAATTGGCAGATTCAGTCGCAAACCAATACGAAAAAGCCCTTAGCCCTGAAATTCCGGCTAGAGGAGTGAAAAAGGCAGATTTTTCCGTCTTGCGAGGAAGCCTTATGCCTGCTGTACTTGTGGAAATGGGGTATCTCACAAACCCTGAAGAAAGTAAAAAACTGCGAGATAAAACCTTCCAAAAGAAAATTGCTCGGAGTGTCATTAAAGGAATTCATGAATACGCATCTGCAAAAGATTAAAGAGTTACTTAAGAACTATTGGGAATTTTTAAAAATCGTTTCCATTCGGTTTTATAAAATTGGAACAGGCGAAACCAAACTCACTCGTGATTTTATTTTTTTATTTGGTTCATGGTTTAGTTTACTTTTGTTTTTTAGTTTTTTCATCTTAGCAGAACAAAATCCATTCCGATTGCTCGTTCCTTTCAAGTTGTATTCCTATCCTTCTTTAGACCATAGGGAATCCATCATTGTCTATATTTCCAATGGAGAAGGGGAACAAATCCCAATCCACAGAAAGGTGTTAAAACAAGAGGAACCATCTGCTCTCATTTACCAAATTGTAGGTGAGGTTGGTGCACCACCTTATTTTGATTCGGTGGAAGCATTGGCAAAAGATGGGAAACTTTTTTCCCCTAAAAAACTTTTGGACATTCGGTTTGCGATCAAACAATCTTGGTTTCTTGATCAAAATCAAAAATTGGTAATTGATTGGAATACAAATCGATTGGAGTCCATCATGGAAAAATACCGATTACCTCGCACCAAATCAGAAGATGATTCGGCCGATGCCGACGAAGAAAATTCCAATGCACCCGTTGACACCATCACTTATTACACTGGTAGTACGGAAACTGGTCCCAAAGAATCCGAAGAGGTTTTAAATAAACGAAGGATCCAAGCAATGGATCAAACCTTACGTGCGTTAAATGCAAGTCTTTTTGAAAACTTTAAAGAAGTCAAAACCATCGAACATAAATTTTCAGGAAACCTCAATCCCGTTTACCAATGGGAAACCATTTCTCCTCTCGCCTCTCGTTAATTTAGGGGTTTCCCTTTGGATTTTCTCCATTTTTCAAAATTTGCTCATGGAAAATGGAGAAATACCGATGATCGTATTGGGAAAAATAGATTTTTTTTAAAAAAAAAATAAAACGCTAAAGTAACCAAAAATTGCCAAAAATAGGCAATTAATCTCAAAATCCTCCAAAAACTATCCAATTTCTTCGAATTAATTTCTTCTATCCAAGTACCGACATACTAAGGGAATAAATAGAGATTTTAGGCACCAATGGGGCCTGAAAGCCAGACACAAAAAAAGCGAGAGAAGGGATTCTCTTGTTTGCCAGATCAAGTTTCAAGGAGGAAACCAATGATCATAAACCACAATTTAGCCGCGATCAACTCACATCGCGTCCTCAAGTTCCAAAACGAGGAAGTTTCCAAGAATATGGAAAAACTATCCTCTGGTATGCGAATCAACCGAGCAGGTGATGATGCATCAGGCCTTGCCGTTTCGGAAAAAATGAGAACGCAAGTGAATGGTCTTAGACAAGCAGAAAGAAA contains:
- a CDS encoding LIC_10740 family protein, which gives rise to MNTHLQKIKELLKNYWEFLKIVSIRFYKIGTGETKLTRDFIFLFGSWFSLLLFFSFFILAEQNPFRLLVPFKLYSYPSLDHRESIIVYISNGEGEQIPIHRKVLKQEEPSALIYQIVGEVGAPPYFDSVEALAKDGKLFSPKKLLDIRFAIKQSWFLDQNQKLVIDWNTNRLESIMEKYRLPRTKSEDDSADADEENSNAPVDTITYYTGSTETGPKESEEVLNKRRIQAMDQTLRALNASLFENFKEVKTIEHKFSGNLNPVYQWETISPLASR
- the ribH gene encoding 6,7-dimethyl-8-ribityllumazine synthase: MTALLEGTRIGNGQKHCVIVSKFNEFITESLLKGAKDAYRQHGVQDSDVTVIYVPGAFELPQTVKRVLQSKKYQFSAIVCLGAVIRGATSHYDLVSGEAAKVGSAADGSVPVIFGVITTESIEQAIERAGTKAGNKGYEAATTAIEMANLFKEIG
- a CDS encoding N-acetylmuramoyl-L-alanine amidase family protein; translated protein: METNPFIFQKRLILLLLIVFPCLVNAEVTKLPLYGKGNYVGFSDLKTILPELSTKLKKYTNVGSIYTPQGNIQFRIGSSFYTLDGKIYKIPKAILKKEEEVYLPLDLVETILLNLIAYDVRYQFKESELIVLVPKETIPKRNLGVKAIIIDAGHGGKDPGTSDTTGYVEKEVSLGVARYTYLYLRKYYPEIRVEMVRKDDRFVELEDRSKFANRVLSDTRDVIFISFHCNASLSEKAAGFEVYYLSQSPSTENARETALIENRYIGKHKNPVVSQIQSQMLSSVTQRRSKKLADSVANQYEKALSPEIPARGVKKADFSVLRGSLMPAVLVEMGYLTNPEESKKLRDKTFQKKIARSVIKGIHEYASAKD
- a CDS encoding tetratricopeptide repeat protein translates to MDPIQKNRFRIEEQTSKPSYYQEDPYLRNLGKEKETTYESETTVRRPVLSFLFWSFLVLLILGFLTAAYYWYLQKKQNPEEIAKVLKDLPTDKKALNLLVDKPYLPDDSVNPKLAACLNAYHNRYVNRVGTVCEEFLNSPGSDEDKSIALTVLGVMYDEAGRYINAIERLEKAIQYDSKNYFAFYNLSLAFKHAGKFEEARRAAERAKEIAPNDYRVALLQGNLFQEIGDPTSAIEAYKEGQALAPSDVTLTYNLAISYLKQGNIAEAIAEFQKVVQTAPNSQTAVLSYGHLGTIFYQREDYDRAEYYFREVIRLKTGDAKAYYNLGLVYLKKKVPEEAAKYFQKALDSNANEPEVYRYIADAFLSMGQTNMAITALKKALLLKPSDVDSLFALAELYYKKGELVEAESLFRRIIRLTPGDTYSETAYVNLGIILDEMERYSESIAAFEGALSLNPKNQSAYYNLGLSYLHAGKPTMAIESLRKSQALDPNHVPSRLAIADYYLENRFYNEAISEYEEAIAWKPELYEARLKLADVYIQTKNYPAAEKMLVFVLENAKDPKEIKLAHRKLALSYASSGNSGLSKRAKEEAFRATHIDPEDMESRLVLAKILIDSGSLVDREKAIEELTVITRSDVTPTISSKAHNYLGVCYFKNGEFKRALSSFQTAIDLNPSLSEAYENKRAARAQYEKSLESKKRTFY
- a CDS encoding class I SAM-dependent methyltransferase, which produces MSLFDFIPHRKFPEYYEICRHTGVLRYIPAKQREYGDSYFMEEYKSQYKKSYYEDEPNLRSMAKRRLANLAKLVPLSGVSKVDPSERTPFQNQTLLEIGSAAGFFLDEARIAGYQTKGLELSPKEVEYSRNTLGLDVESSSVLSIEEGAWKESYSVVSAFFVIEHIDDIEGIWRRLQTWLKPGGFLYLAVPSSFGPSFETNPKEWFMTHPSDHFFDYSVHSLKKLLSILGFDVNYVRPMSYHSYRDLGLRGKLPEWLYRLYANQFAYGDTIELIARKRTH
- a CDS encoding DEAD/DEAH box helicase, which translates into the protein MKFNELPFHESLKKALDKIGYTELTPIQAKSIPFAMEGHDLTGLAQTGTGKTMAFLLPTLHRLLSAEEEEALPYALVLAPTRELTIQIAEEAKKLLEFTDFGVATIIGGTDYKSQEQALGNKACIIVATPGRLIDFVKNHGLSLENIKVVILDEADRMFDMGFVQDLKYIFHKCKNRKQSLLFSATLSYEVVRLASRYLNEPIEVHINPEKVITERIDQTLLHLGREEKLPYLVNSLLNYPIEGLGIIFTNYKMNIPKIVSVLRRYGITATGLSSELDQKKRIRLLRDFKAGKYKYLIATDVASRGIDIENIDVVYNYDLPQDAENYVHRIGRTARAGRKGQSIGLCSETDYTELERIEKYLNSKIPVAEIREEYLEFPTGEFTPVFADEVIPGEKKYQDRERGGKGGKPRRGEQSGRGDRREHGGERGEHRSGDRNRHKGKSGGHPPAKMSHPDGHSHAHPSDHKHPAKMTHHEFKHGHHPKDGKGKPGHKKNQQGKSFQKNDPRRNLFDINEVKQSKKQKQSIWKRILSFFKKD
- the nusB gene encoding transcription antitermination factor NusB, translated to MSSRHRGRSLALMCLYQIDLVGTDPDRAMKFDWYDKKITREEKDYAVFLVKGVVENRKAIDTLIKKYSENWELSRISVVNRCILRLSILSLQKEPFLAAPVVINEAVELTKEFETDESAQFINGLLDAFYKKEILTKESH